From Streptomyces sp. TLI_105, the proteins below share one genomic window:
- a CDS encoding bacterial proteasome activator family protein: MEMPRNDRSQESPQVLIVGQDGMALGGTQGDDEPREVPVTEMVEQPAKVMRIGSMIKQLLEEVRAAPLDEASRVRLKDIHASSVKELEDGLAPELVEELERLSLPFTDEAIPSEAELRIAQAQLVGWLEGLFHGIQTALFAQQMAARAQLEQMRRALPPGASHDDDDDDHGHGHAVRSGPYL, from the coding sequence ATGGAGATGCCGAGGAATGACAGGTCGCAGGAGAGCCCCCAGGTCCTCATCGTGGGACAGGACGGGATGGCGCTCGGCGGCACTCAGGGCGACGACGAACCCCGCGAGGTCCCGGTGACGGAAATGGTCGAGCAGCCTGCGAAGGTCATGCGGATCGGCAGCATGATCAAGCAGCTCCTGGAGGAAGTACGGGCGGCCCCTCTGGACGAGGCGAGCCGGGTCAGGCTCAAGGACATCCACGCCAGCTCCGTGAAGGAGCTGGAGGACGGGCTCGCGCCCGAACTGGTCGAGGAACTGGAACGGCTCTCCCTGCCGTTCACGGACGAGGCGATCCCCTCCGAGGCGGAGCTGCGCATCGCGCAGGCGCAGCTGGTGGGCTGGCTCGAGGGCCTGTTCCACGGCATCCAGACGGCGCTGTTCGCCCAGCAGATGGCGGCCCGCGCGCAGCTGGAGCAGATGCGCCGCGCGCTGCCTCCGGGCGCTTCCCACGACGACGATGACGACGACCACGGCCACGGGCACGCGGTGCGCTCGGGACCGTACCTGTAG
- a CDS encoding ABC transporter ATP-binding protein, which yields MSTQQPVLQLQNLTRVHGAGATEVHALRGIDLAVYPGELVAVMGPSGSGKSTLLTIAGGLDTPSSGRVIVEDTDITTASVKELAALRRRSIGYVFQDYNLIPALTAAENVALPRELDGTSARKARVEAVAALEEMGLGHLADRFPDEMSGGQQQRVAIARALVGDRRLVLADEPTGALDSETGESVLALLRSRCDAGAAGVLVTHEPRFAAWADRVVFLRDGAIVDQTVRSEADSLLSGQVADA from the coding sequence ATGTCGACACAGCAGCCCGTGCTGCAACTGCAGAACCTGACCCGCGTCCACGGCGCGGGCGCCACCGAGGTGCACGCCCTGCGCGGCATCGACCTCGCCGTGTACCCCGGCGAACTCGTCGCCGTCATGGGCCCGTCGGGCTCCGGCAAGTCCACGCTGCTCACCATCGCCGGCGGCCTGGACACCCCCAGCTCGGGCCGGGTGATCGTCGAGGACACCGACATCACCACCGCGAGCGTCAAGGAACTCGCGGCCCTGCGCCGCCGCAGCATCGGTTACGTCTTCCAGGACTACAACCTCATCCCGGCCCTGACCGCCGCCGAGAACGTCGCCCTGCCCCGCGAGCTGGACGGGACCTCCGCCCGCAAGGCGCGCGTCGAGGCCGTCGCCGCCCTGGAGGAGATGGGGCTCGGCCACCTCGCCGACCGCTTCCCCGACGAGATGTCCGGCGGCCAGCAGCAGCGCGTCGCCATCGCCCGCGCCCTCGTCGGCGACCGCCGCCTCGTCCTCGCCGACGAGCCGACCGGCGCCCTGGACTCCGAGACCGGCGAGTCCGTGCTCGCCCTGCTCCGCTCCCGCTGCGACGCGGGCGCCGCCGGTGTCCTCGTCACCCACGAGCCGCGGTTCGCCGCCTGGGCCGACCGGGTCGTGTTCCTGCGGGACGGCGCCATCGTCGACCAGACCGTGCGCAGCGAGGCCGATTCGCTCCTGTCGGGTCAGGTGGCCGACGCGTGA
- a CDS encoding ABC transporter permease has translation MKTWFHSWRAAIRIARRDAWRSKGRSALVLAMIALPILGVSALDLTYRSSQLSPAERVERTIGAADARFKDAQVDGVPIFQDPAGEMNTPVKDYEDEPWPSGPTDVTKTIPAGATVLTDSVGDAKLTTAHGLLGAGVRELKASDPIARGIMTLLEGRFPEKNDEVMATSHFLETSGLSVGSTLSARNFDRPYRIVGSYELPDSLSTDQVNALPGAFLAPYAKAVEKAGLPAPDTSVSYLVRASGGFTWNAVKEINTKGVTVVSRAVVLDPPAASEVPLNQKDGWGDYAASPAADAAELASLATVVGLAMLEICLLAGPAFAVGARRSRRQLGLVGANGGARSHIRAIVLSGGLVIGVAAAVTGTVLALILTLLLQPVLEDTMGQRFGAFDIRPLELLGIALLAVLTGLLAAIVPAVTASRQTVLASLTGRRGVRRSSRVLPLIGLAALLVGGAVALFGSMVSQQVALVAAGSALAELGVVAMTPALVGLFGRTGRWLPLSPRLALRDAVRNRGRTAPAVAAVLAAVAGTVAVSTYMASREAENRAGYEATLPYGVASAFVQEEGGRDVPAVREAVQRNFPVSVRADVGRVSVGKPGCPPWGEGAGCGRYEVIVPPANECPLYAAAPGGGDPSEKYTPDQRRKLLTEDWRCKDSASSGMYVSDGGLLIGDAKLLQVLGVDDPATVKALAEGRIVVFNRALVDMKGAVGIKQITDIPAADKASEQGRPVPGEVSSLPAYLVPGDKKSYGLQALMTPATAKAAGLSTVPLGVYVSTDRLPDSEQRQKLDSELAKLGSNVELHLEEGFVNEYGIILLSLAVFAGLVTIGAAGIATGLAQADAEADLKTLAAVGAPPRVRRTLSGFQCGVVAAMGVLLGSAAGLLPAVGLRLTEERDQLRFYEQNIAEGWSADLTPPDVPIVIPWETLAGLLVAVPLGAALLAALVTRSRGALARRAAT, from the coding sequence GTGAAGACCTGGTTCCACTCCTGGCGGGCCGCGATCCGCATAGCCCGCCGCGACGCCTGGCGCTCCAAGGGCCGCAGCGCCCTCGTCCTCGCGATGATCGCGCTGCCCATCCTGGGTGTCAGCGCCCTCGACCTGACCTACCGCAGCTCCCAGCTCTCCCCCGCCGAGCGGGTGGAGCGGACGATCGGCGCGGCCGACGCCCGCTTCAAGGACGCCCAGGTCGACGGCGTCCCCATCTTCCAGGACCCGGCGGGCGAGATGAACACGCCGGTCAAGGACTACGAGGACGAGCCCTGGCCGAGCGGCCCGACCGATGTCACCAAGACCATCCCCGCGGGAGCCACCGTCCTCACGGACAGCGTCGGTGACGCCAAGCTGACGACGGCCCACGGTCTGCTCGGGGCCGGGGTGCGTGAGCTCAAGGCGTCCGATCCGATCGCCCGCGGCATCATGACGCTCCTGGAGGGGCGTTTCCCCGAGAAGAACGACGAGGTCATGGCGACCTCGCACTTCCTGGAGACGAGCGGTCTGTCGGTCGGCTCGACCCTTTCCGCCCGCAATTTCGATCGCCCGTACCGGATCGTCGGCTCCTACGAACTTCCCGACTCGCTCTCCACGGACCAGGTGAACGCACTGCCCGGCGCCTTCCTCGCCCCCTACGCGAAGGCGGTCGAGAAGGCCGGGCTGCCCGCGCCCGACACCTCCGTCTCGTATCTGGTGCGCGCGTCCGGTGGTTTCACGTGGAACGCCGTCAAGGAGATCAACACCAAGGGCGTCACGGTCGTCTCGCGTGCGGTGGTGCTCGACCCGCCCGCCGCGTCCGAGGTTCCGCTCAACCAGAAGGACGGCTGGGGCGACTACGCGGCCAGCCCGGCGGCCGACGCCGCCGAACTCGCCTCCCTCGCCACCGTCGTCGGCCTGGCGATGCTGGAGATCTGCCTCCTCGCCGGACCCGCCTTCGCGGTCGGCGCCCGGCGCTCGCGCCGCCAGCTCGGCCTCGTCGGCGCCAACGGAGGTGCCCGCAGCCACATCCGGGCCATCGTGCTGAGCGGCGGTCTGGTCATCGGCGTCGCGGCCGCCGTCACCGGCACCGTCCTCGCGCTGATCCTGACCCTGCTGCTGCAGCCGGTCCTCGAGGACACCATGGGCCAGCGGTTCGGGGCCTTCGACATCCGGCCGCTCGAACTGCTCGGCATCGCGCTGCTCGCGGTCCTGACCGGTCTGCTCGCCGCGATCGTCCCCGCCGTCACCGCCTCCCGGCAGACCGTCCTCGCCTCGCTCACCGGCCGGCGCGGCGTCCGCCGCAGCAGCCGCGTGCTGCCCCTGATCGGCCTGGCGGCCCTCCTCGTCGGCGGCGCGGTCGCCCTCTTCGGCTCGATGGTCTCCCAGCAGGTCGCCCTCGTGGCGGCCGGATCCGCTCTCGCCGAGCTGGGCGTCGTCGCCATGACCCCCGCCCTGGTGGGCCTGTTCGGGCGGACCGGCCGCTGGCTGCCGCTCTCCCCGCGCCTCGCGCTGCGCGACGCCGTCCGCAACCGGGGCCGTACGGCACCCGCCGTCGCCGCCGTCCTCGCGGCCGTCGCGGGCACGGTCGCCGTCTCCACGTACATGGCCAGCCGCGAGGCCGAGAACAGGGCCGGGTACGAGGCCACGCTGCCGTACGGCGTCGCCTCCGCCTTCGTCCAGGAGGAGGGCGGCCGGGACGTCCCCGCCGTCCGCGAGGCCGTCCAGCGCAACTTCCCCGTCTCCGTCCGCGCCGACGTCGGGCGCGTCTCGGTCGGCAAGCCCGGCTGCCCGCCCTGGGGTGAGGGCGCCGGCTGCGGCCGCTACGAGGTCATCGTTCCCCCGGCGAACGAGTGCCCGCTGTACGCAGCGGCCCCGGGCGGCGGCGACCCCTCGGAGAAGTACACGCCCGACCAGCGGCGGAAGCTGCTCACGGAGGACTGGCGCTGCAAGGACTCCGCCAGCAGCGGGATGTACGTCTCCGACGGCGGCCTGCTCATCGGTGACGCCAAGCTGCTCCAGGTCCTCGGCGTCGACGACCCCGCGACCGTGAAGGCCCTCGCCGAGGGCAGGATCGTCGTCTTCAACCGCGCCCTGGTCGACATGAAGGGCGCCGTCGGGATCAAGCAGATCACCGACATCCCCGCCGCCGACAAGGCCTCAGAGCAGGGCCGTCCCGTCCCCGGCGAGGTCAGCTCCCTGCCCGCCTACCTGGTGCCTGGCGACAAGAAGTCCTACGGCCTCCAGGCCCTCATGACCCCGGCCACCGCGAAGGCCGCCGGTCTCTCCACGGTGCCGCTGGGCGTGTACGTCAGCACCGACCGGCTGCCGGACTCCGAGCAGCGCCAGAAGCTCGACAGCGAGCTCGCCAAGCTCGGCAGCAACGTCGAACTGCACCTGGAAGAAGGGTTCGTCAACGAGTACGGCATCATCCTGCTCTCGCTGGCCGTCTTCGCCGGCCTGGTCACCATCGGCGCCGCCGGCATCGCCACCGGACTCGCCCAGGCCGACGCCGAGGCCGACCTGAAGACGCTCGCCGCCGTGGGCGCCCCGCCCCGGGTCCGCCGCACGCTCAGCGGATTCCAGTGCGGAGTCGTCGCCGCGATGGGCGTGCTCCTCGGCTCCGCCGCAGGACTGCTGCCCGCCGTGGGGCTCCGGCTCACCGAGGAGCGCGACCAGCTCCGCTTCTACGAGCAGAACATCGCCGAGGGCTGGAGCGCCGACCTGACCCCGCCCGACGTGCCGATCGTCATCCCCTGGGAGACGCTGGCCGGCCTGCTCGTCGCCGTCCCGCTCGGCGCCGCGCTCCTCGCCGCCCTGGTGACCCGCTCGCGCGGCGCACTGGCCCGGCGCGCGGCGACCTGA